One stretch of Diabrotica undecimpunctata isolate CICGRU chromosome 5, icDiaUnde3, whole genome shotgun sequence DNA includes these proteins:
- the LOC140442019 gene encoding uncharacterized protein yields the protein MRPTTIFYLYAIIWLTNSEQIHKKYTNTPINKSPGIYYEHIKNVQFIETHWNILSHIPLQPFTDKLNFVDLTYQKTLRLCQNKPVLIELRLCDTSLKLLGQIIPRLFQDEQTLKNIILHEHFRPKRALFNAIGSVFRTLFGTLDSDDAENFNNAINKAESNENHLLDLLKQQIHVVKATIANFNNSITNLDRNKVIFDKNFESITNYTDKMNNKYFNLDLKQKIEEHFTLLTFFITELQQEYSTLINVILFARNNNLHPSVITPEQLIQELSKTVTHLPSTSTYPFPLTIDYAHKYFDIILLKYIYFDNKILITVSIPLVSNTPYSLFKLISLPIIHPTLKRLTFILPSVKYLVLSENRNIYVTIDTLEDCYSLDEEKLICKNPDTFRFTHTNPICETELLTSITNIPSSCDTRIIQTEYEIWHKLNKPNSWIYVLPKPTDLTLSCQTSTPISIVLSNTGIFSTSNNCKTYTGSTILISVSNPKESNFQSIIPDLSLPEVCCDDIKINNESKLHLVPLQLNNLDRDALNLASHKLDNLEKMTSETNINFSDTIKNSSYFTYAILFLIKCMLLYILYRIIKYFYRRFRRNPSHSCQQITNCLTLNICQSKRKHVHETDLSIDCKHNKDNNYSESKKCEETSFTETTPIRRSERLSRLKETI from the exons atgcgaccaacaacaatattctactt gtatgcaataatatggctgacaaatagtgaacaaattcacaagaaatataccaatactcctatcaacaaatcacctggaatctattacgaacacataaaaaatgttcaatttattgaaactcattggaacatattaagtcatattcctttacaaccttttacagacaaattaaattttgtagatctcacctatcaaaaaacattaagactgtgtcaaaacaaaccagttcttattgaattacgattatgcgatacttcactaaaactcttaggacaaatcatacctagactctttcaagatgaacaaactttaaaaaacataattctgcatgaacattttagaccaaaacgcgctctatttaatgcaattggatctgttttcaggaccttattcggtaccttagacagtgatgatgctgaaaatttcaataatgctattaacaaagctgaaagtaacgaaaatcatcttcttgatttactaaaacaacaaattcatgtagtaaaagccacgattgcaaattttaataactctattacaaatctagaccgaaacaaagtgatttttgataaaaattttgaatcaattaccaattacacagataaaatgaataataaatattttaatttagatttaaaacaaaaaattgaagaacattttaccttactaactttctttataacagaattacaacaagaatattctactttaataaacgttattctatttgcaagaaataataaccttcatccttctgttataacacctgagcaactaattcaagaattatctaaaacggtaacgcatttacctagtacatcgacttatccatttccattgactatcgattatgctcataaatatttcgatatcattttacttaaatatatatattttgataacaagattttaattacggttagtatacctttggttagtaatactccttattctctttttaaactaatatctcttcctataattcatccaacattaaagagacttacctttattcttccatctgtcaaatatcttgttctttcagaaaatagaaacatttatgttactattgatacattagaagactgttattcattagatgaagaaaaacttatttgcaaaaatcctgatactttccgatttacacacactaatccaatttgtgaaactgaattgttaacttcaataacaaacataccatctagttgcgatactcgtataattcaaacagaatatgaaatttggcataaattaaacaaaccaaattcttggatatatgttttacccaaaccaacagatttaactttaagctgtcagactagtacgccaatatctattgttctttcaaacacaggtattttttctacttcgaataattgcaaaacttacaccggatcaactattttgatatctgtctcaaatccaaaagaaagtaattttcagtctatcattccagatttatcccttccagaagtctgttgtgatgatattaagataaataatgaatccaaattacaccttgttcccttacaattaaataatctcgatcgagatgcattaaatttagcaagccataaactagataatttagagaaaatgacctcagaaacaaatattaatttttcagacacaataaaaaatagttcttatttcacttatgcaatcttatttttgataaaatgtatgttactttatattttatacaggataattaaatatttttaccgacgatttcgtagaaatccgtcacatagttgtcaacaaattacaaattgtttaacactaaatatatgtcaaagtaaacgaaaacatgtacatgagacagatttaagtatagattgtaaacataataaagacaataattatagtgaatccaaaaagtgtgaagagactagtttcacagagactacaccgataagacgaagtgaaagactatcgagactaaaagaaactatttaa